A portion of the Cohaesibacter gelatinilyticus genome contains these proteins:
- a CDS encoding YeiH family protein, with product MSITDPASPSPKGAFSQLRDQIIDHWPGFLVATMIAVTASYLSEHHGGPVMLYALLIGMAFHFLSQNPRCAAGLSFAAKKLLRIGVALLGLRISFDQIQQLGIEMVLLVILAVVGSLAAGLLLARFLKKDVAFGLLTGGAVGICGASAALAISSVIPCCDETRQRLENDTLFTVIAVTTLSTIAMVTYPTIGSMLGMNDQQMGIMFGATIHDVAQVVGAGYGVSDEAGDTATIVKLVRVMMLLPVMIIVAVVMRQVFKQSQSEQQRDFQFPYFALGFVACVFLNSFGWVPDVAHLILIDTSRWSLIIAISALGVMTTLQSIVALGARHLYVVVFETLFLLFGVILAIHYLFQA from the coding sequence ATGTCCATCACTGATCCAGCATCTCCCTCTCCAAAGGGCGCCTTCAGCCAACTAAGAGACCAGATTATTGATCACTGGCCTGGCTTCCTTGTTGCAACAATGATTGCTGTAACCGCCAGTTATTTGTCAGAGCATCACGGCGGACCGGTGATGCTCTATGCATTGCTGATTGGTATGGCCTTTCATTTTCTCTCGCAAAACCCTCGCTGTGCAGCAGGCCTCAGTTTTGCCGCAAAGAAACTCTTGCGGATTGGTGTTGCTCTGCTAGGTCTTCGGATTTCCTTTGATCAGATTCAACAATTGGGTATCGAGATGGTGCTTCTGGTCATTTTGGCAGTTGTGGGAAGTCTGGCCGCAGGTTTGCTCCTTGCGCGTTTTTTGAAAAAAGATGTTGCTTTTGGCCTTTTGACTGGCGGGGCTGTAGGAATTTGCGGAGCATCCGCTGCCCTTGCCATCAGTTCGGTCATTCCCTGTTGTGATGAAACCCGACAGAGATTGGAAAATGATACGCTCTTTACCGTTATTGCTGTCACAACTCTGTCCACCATTGCCATGGTGACCTATCCAACCATTGGTTCCATGCTCGGCATGAATGATCAACAGATGGGTATCATGTTCGGGGCAACCATTCATGATGTTGCTCAGGTGGTCGGAGCTGGCTATGGCGTCTCCGACGAGGCAGGCGATACAGCTACGATCGTGAAGCTGGTGCGGGTCATGATGTTGTTACCAGTCATGATCATAGTTGCCGTGGTCATGCGCCAAGTCTTCAAACAATCACAATCAGAACAACAGCGCGATTTTCAATTTCCCTATTTTGCTCTCGGGTTTGTAGCTTGCGTGTTTCTCAATTCCTTTGGCTGGGTTCCTGATGTTGCACATCTTATCCTGATTGATACATCCCGCTGGAGCCTGATCATTGCCATTTCGGCGCTCGGTGTCATGACCACGCTACAATCCATCGTGGCACTGGGAGCTAGGCATCTTTATGTCGTGGTGTTTGAGACATTGTTCTTGCTGTTTGGCGTTATCCTTGCAATTCACTACCTGTTTCAGGCATGA
- a CDS encoding DUF2259 domain-containing protein: MMRHHFMAPIRAGLVLLAVTFGLFSSLATSAFAGEVAEFRVHGFSDNGQYFAFEEFGRQDGSGFVYSNIYLIDLEKDKWLDGSPVRVLVKDENQPVLAARVKASSEARPLLERYRISVSGALLAANPITEVGIDPMKLSFSFLKYPILGKQDKPYILQLWQEDAQDFHGCNDNGRVMGFGLDMKHGEAGDPREIYEDKEVPKSRNCPISYRLVAVYSSSRYNRSDYAVALVGVYQRGFEGPGMRYIAVPIKM; this comes from the coding sequence ATGATGCGGCACCATTTCATGGCCCCGATACGGGCAGGTCTGGTATTACTCGCTGTCACATTCGGGCTTTTCAGCAGTTTGGCAACCAGCGCATTTGCGGGCGAAGTCGCCGAATTTCGCGTTCATGGCTTTTCTGACAATGGACAATATTTCGCCTTCGAGGAGTTTGGTCGTCAGGATGGCTCCGGCTTTGTCTATTCCAATATCTATCTGATAGATCTTGAAAAGGACAAATGGCTGGACGGCAGCCCTGTCCGCGTCTTGGTGAAAGATGAGAACCAGCCGGTTCTAGCCGCCCGGGTCAAAGCTTCATCAGAAGCGCGCCCCCTTTTGGAGCGCTATCGCATTTCCGTTAGTGGAGCCTTACTCGCTGCCAATCCAATCACCGAGGTTGGCATTGACCCGATGAAACTATCCTTCAGTTTTCTGAAATATCCAATCTTGGGCAAGCAGGATAAACCTTACATCTTGCAACTCTGGCAGGAAGATGCCCAGGATTTTCACGGCTGCAATGATAACGGTCGGGTGATGGGTTTTGGTCTCGACATGAAACATGGAGAAGCTGGGGATCCACGAGAAATATATGAGGATAAAGAGGTTCCAAAGTCCCGAAATTGTCCAATTTCCTATCGGCTCGTAGCCGTATATTCCTCTTCTCGCTATAATCGCTCGGACTATGCGGTTGCATTGGTTGGGGTATATCAGCGCGGGTTTGAGGGACCTGGCATGCGCTATATTGCCGTTCCCATCAAAATGTGA
- the dut gene encoding dUTP diphosphatase, which produces MTKLAFRALPHFEGLSLPRYESAEAAGMDVRAANDADEPIILKANGGRALVPTGLTMALEAGFEAQMRPRSGLAFKHGVTVLNSPGTIDSDYRGELKIILINHGDEDFVIERGMRIGQMIIAPVLQVEVVEVVEVDALPDSVRGSGGFGSTGKH; this is translated from the coding sequence ATGACCAAACTGGCTTTCAGAGCTCTACCTCATTTTGAAGGACTGAGCCTTCCACGCTATGAAAGCGCAGAGGCCGCTGGCATGGATGTTCGTGCAGCCAATGATGCAGATGAGCCGATTATATTGAAAGCCAATGGTGGGCGGGCTTTGGTGCCAACCGGTCTGACCATGGCACTGGAAGCGGGTTTCGAAGCGCAAATGCGCCCTCGCTCCGGCCTTGCTTTCAAACATGGCGTTACTGTTCTCAATTCACCTGGCACCATTGATAGCGATTATCGCGGTGAGCTGAAGATCATTCTCATCAATCATGGCGATGAGGATTTCGTCATCGAACGAGGCATGCGCATCGGCCAGATGATCATTGCACCGGTCCTGCAGGTCGAAGTGGTAGAAGTGGTAGAAGTGGACGCCCTACCTGATAGCGTTCGTGGCTCTGGTGGATTTGGTTCAACCGGGAAGCACTAA
- a CDS encoding enoyl-CoA hydratase/isomerase family protein — translation MSDFCYETVTSQIVADGVRKISLNRPDVLNAMNPSLIADLAQAFEDANRDSKSRVLILTGEGRAFCAGDDRKAHRHPESESEARQLTLAIQRVTRAISLGEKPVVGAINGWAVGGGFEWAINCDFPIWAESARGFFPEVSLNLFVTGGVTSLLPALVGLNKAREMLFFGERYSSAELLELGVAWRMVGDEQLQSEALAVAQKLANLPPLSVRAMKRVLNQSAFQNLNNAMDRETEATIAGFMDPQTTKLLQDF, via the coding sequence ATGTCTGATTTTTGCTATGAAACGGTCACTTCACAAATTGTGGCAGATGGCGTTCGCAAGATCAGCCTGAATCGCCCTGATGTTCTCAATGCGATGAACCCTTCGTTGATCGCGGATCTGGCACAAGCATTCGAAGATGCCAACAGAGATAGCAAAAGCCGCGTCCTTATCCTGACCGGAGAGGGTCGCGCCTTTTGCGCAGGCGATGACCGCAAGGCCCACCGTCATCCAGAAAGTGAAAGTGAGGCCCGTCAGCTAACGCTCGCCATTCAGCGCGTGACACGAGCAATCAGCTTAGGCGAAAAGCCGGTCGTCGGTGCCATCAATGGCTGGGCCGTCGGGGGCGGGTTCGAATGGGCGATCAATTGTGACTTTCCCATTTGGGCGGAAAGCGCTAGGGGGTTCTTCCCCGAAGTCTCGCTTAATCTGTTTGTAACCGGAGGAGTGACTTCTCTTTTGCCAGCCTTGGTTGGCTTGAACAAGGCACGGGAGATGCTGTTTTTTGGAGAACGGTATAGCTCAGCAGAGCTTTTGGAACTTGGCGTAGCCTGGCGCATGGTTGGCGATGAGCAGCTACAATCCGAAGCCCTCGCTGTAGCTCAGAAGCTGGCCAATTTACCGCCGCTCTCCGTTCGTGCGATGAAACGCGTTCTGAACCAAAGTGCCTTTCAGAATTTGAACAACGCCATGGACAGGGAGACCGAGGCCACCATTGCCGGTTTCATGGATCCACAGACAACAAAACTGCTGCAGGATTTCTAA
- the fabA gene encoding bifunctional 3-hydroxydecanoyl-ACP dehydratase/trans-2-decenoyl-ACP isomerase, with amino-acid sequence MEQRQSSFTFEEILTCSRGEMFGPGNPQLPLPPMLMLDRITEVSEDGGEHGKGHIRAEYDINPERWFFDCHFAGDPVMPGCLGLDALWQMTGFYLGWLGLEGKGRAISVGDIRFAGQITPETKMVEFGVDFKRVMKGRLILGIGDGWVKADGETVFTAKDLRVGLFKDQ; translated from the coding sequence ATGGAACAGCGCCAATCCAGCTTTACCTTTGAAGAAATTCTGACCTGCAGCCGCGGCGAAATGTTTGGTCCGGGCAATCCGCAATTGCCTTTGCCTCCAATGCTGATGCTGGACCGAATTACCGAAGTGAGCGAGGATGGTGGCGAGCATGGCAAAGGCCATATTCGTGCAGAATATGACATCAATCCCGAGCGCTGGTTCTTTGATTGTCACTTTGCAGGTGATCCAGTCATGCCGGGCTGCCTTGGTCTTGACGCCCTTTGGCAGATGACCGGCTTCTATCTTGGATGGCTGGGCCTCGAAGGCAAGGGCCGGGCCATTTCGGTTGGCGACATCCGCTTTGCAGGCCAGATCACCCCGGAAACCAAAATGGTTGAGTTCGGTGTTGACTTCAAGCGCGTCATGAAAGGCCGCTTGATCCTTGGCATTGGTGATGGTTGGGTAAAGGCGGATGGCGAAACGGTCTTTACTGCGAAAGATTTGCGTGTTGGTCTGTTCAAAGATCAATAA
- a CDS encoding molybdopterin-synthase adenylyltransferase MoeB, whose amino-acid sequence MLDEQELERYARHILLRDVGGPGQQKLKAARVLIIGAGGLGSPVLAYLAAAGVGTLGVVDDDHVSLSNLQRQIIHDSDAIDVPKVESARRSLARINPHVTLEAHECRLDESNGAELVAKYDLVVDGSDNFDTRYLVADLCETAEVPLITAAVGLFDGSITTLKPFDRNEAGQLNPRYRDLFPKKPEAGSIPSCAEAGVLGALTGVIGSLQAVEVIKEIVGLGEGLVGRLMLYDSRAARFETIKYRRRPD is encoded by the coding sequence ATGCTGGATGAACAAGAACTGGAACGCTATGCCCGCCATATTCTCCTTCGCGATGTCGGAGGGCCGGGTCAGCAGAAGCTGAAAGCTGCGCGTGTTCTGATCATTGGTGCGGGTGGTCTTGGCTCACCTGTTCTTGCTTATCTGGCCGCAGCAGGCGTCGGCACTTTGGGTGTGGTGGATGATGACCATGTCTCCCTCTCCAACCTTCAGCGTCAGATCATTCATGATAGCGACGCGATTGATGTGCCCAAGGTCGAAAGCGCACGTCGGTCCCTTGCCCGCATCAATCCTCATGTGACACTGGAAGCGCATGAATGCCGTCTGGATGAGAGCAATGGTGCGGAACTCGTCGCCAAATATGATCTTGTGGTTGATGGCTCGGACAATTTCGATACCCGCTACCTGGTCGCAGATCTCTGCGAAACAGCTGAAGTGCCATTGATCACGGCGGCTGTCGGGTTGTTTGACGGATCGATCACAACTCTCAAACCATTTGACAGGAATGAAGCGGGGCAGCTCAACCCGCGCTACCGTGATCTCTTTCCGAAAAAGCCCGAAGCTGGCAGCATCCCATCCTGCGCCGAAGCCGGGGTACTCGGCGCGCTGACCGGCGTGATCGGCTCCCTTCAGGCTGTCGAAGTGATCAAGGAGATTGTTGGCCTTGGCGAAGGACTGGTCGGCCGTCTTATGCTCTATGATTCCCGCGCCGCCCGGTTCGAGACCATCAAATATCGCCGTCGGCCAGATTAA
- a CDS encoding 2-hydroxyacid dehydrogenase: MAKNKPTVVVTRKLPDSVETRMRELFDTRLNLEDKPMNQAELVEAMKSADVLVPTVTDRIDASVISQAGDRLKLIANFGNGVDNIDVATANKRGIVVTNTPGVLTEDTADMAMALILAVPRRLMEGISVMEQGGWQGWSPTWMLGNRIWGKRLGIIGMGRIGQAVARRAKAFGMQIHYHNRRRLPAAVEAEHEATYWESLDQMLARMDVISIHCPHTPGTYHLLSARRLKLIRPDAYIVNTARGEVIDENSLARMVLNNEIAGAGLDVFEHEPAVNPKLAQSNRVVLIPHMGSATLEGRSDMGEKVIINIKTFMDGHRPPDRVLPSML, encoded by the coding sequence ATGGCGAAAAACAAGCCGACCGTTGTTGTCACCCGCAAGCTTCCCGATAGTGTGGAAACCCGTATGCGGGAATTATTCGATACTCGTTTGAATCTTGAAGACAAGCCGATGAATCAGGCCGAGCTGGTCGAGGCCATGAAAAGTGCGGATGTACTGGTCCCAACCGTGACTGATCGCATTGATGCGTCTGTGATCTCGCAGGCCGGTGATCGTCTCAAGCTGATTGCCAACTTTGGGAATGGTGTGGACAATATCGATGTTGCCACTGCCAACAAGCGCGGAATCGTGGTGACCAATACCCCGGGTGTTCTGACAGAAGATACCGCCGATATGGCCATGGCTCTGATTCTGGCCGTGCCGCGCCGCCTGATGGAAGGCATTTCCGTCATGGAGCAGGGCGGATGGCAAGGTTGGTCCCCGACCTGGATGCTCGGCAACCGGATCTGGGGCAAACGCCTTGGCATCATCGGTATGGGCCGTATTGGGCAGGCAGTGGCACGTCGCGCCAAGGCTTTCGGTATGCAGATCCATTATCACAATCGTCGGCGCTTGCCCGCAGCTGTTGAAGCGGAGCATGAAGCGACATATTGGGAATCTCTCGATCAGATGCTGGCCCGTATGGATGTGATTTCCATCCATTGTCCGCATACGCCAGGCACATATCATCTGCTGTCTGCACGCCGCCTGAAACTGATTCGCCCAGACGCCTATATCGTCAACACCGCTCGTGGCGAAGTGATTGATGAAAACTCTCTGGCTCGCATGGTCCTCAATAACGAGATTGCCGGTGCTGGGCTTGACGTATTCGAGCATGAACCTGCGGTCAATCCGAAATTGGCGCAGTCGAATCGTGTTGTGCTCATCCCGCATATGGGATCGGCGACCTTGGAAGGCCGCTCGGATATGGGCGAGAAGGTCATCATCAATATCAAGACCTTCATGGATGGTCATCGTCCACCAGATCGCGTCTTGCCATCCATGCTCTGA
- a CDS encoding TetR/AcrR family transcriptional regulator yields the protein MSLSAHLSTFLLSQQTDNTVCFGFSASLKNWLEAQRDVLKKRERTSLSLQIAGCDLLDRESLSQLTVSKLCKEAGIAQGTFYLHFQDRHDFVSHLLQAYIAFLQVQMKQASQYESEDSVRATTAAYYHLFEANLGLMKCLIHHLEDFPETREAFLRLNREWADSVTHSTMKRWKSKGITQPFSQEDLQRRAYALGGLVDQYLNVLLLHKDPYLKSLSDDKEAVIDSLSDIWKRGLAL from the coding sequence ATGTCTTTGTCCGCTCATCTTTCAACCTTTCTTCTATCGCAGCAGACAGACAACACTGTCTGTTTTGGCTTTTCTGCAAGTCTGAAGAACTGGCTGGAAGCGCAACGAGATGTGCTCAAGAAACGCGAGCGCACATCACTCTCACTTCAAATTGCTGGCTGCGATCTTTTGGATAGAGAAAGTCTCAGTCAGCTAACTGTTTCAAAGCTTTGCAAGGAAGCAGGGATTGCTCAGGGCACCTTCTATTTACATTTTCAGGATCGACATGATTTTGTTTCCCATTTGCTGCAGGCCTATATCGCTTTCCTGCAAGTGCAAATGAAACAGGCTTCACAATATGAGAGTGAAGATAGTGTGCGGGCGACAACAGCTGCCTATTATCACTTGTTTGAAGCCAATCTGGGTTTGATGAAATGCCTCATCCATCATCTGGAAGATTTCCCAGAAACAAGAGAAGCCTTTTTGCGGTTGAACAGAGAATGGGCGGATAGCGTCACTCATTCGACCATGAAGCGCTGGAAAAGTAAGGGGATCACTCAACCCTTCTCACAGGAAGATTTGCAAAGACGAGCCTATGCCTTGGGTGGATTGGTCGATCAATATCTCAATGTCCTTTTGTTGCACAAAGACCCCTATTTGAAATCTCTTTCAGATGACAAAGAGGCCGTGATTGACAGTCTCAGTGATATCTGGAAACGAGGACTGGCATTATGA
- a CDS encoding phenylacetate--CoA ligase family protein, translated as MSLLKNAEWADKATLASHQQTLWEKQSTYVAERSVFYQKLWQGTRPPQTLSDLAALPLSDKSQLRLSQAKHGPFGSYLAADPSEVNRLHRTSGTTGQAMNLALSARDCHITAVVGGRSHRAAGLKASDKVVHCLNYQMWMGGVSDHLTLEQTGAMVVPFGVGSSELLIRTIQEIGINAISCTPSYPSVLERVLESHFPNIDPKDLGLRLGLFGGEAGLDDPAFRQRLKDVWGMEPRNANYGVSDVFSNFASQCEHDTHLHFLGSDILYPELIDPDNGQVLDMQDGQIGELVLTHLAKDCQPLVRFRTGDILQIVASDPCSCGRTGMRFKVIGRSDDMVVVRGLNVFPTQIAAILGSMPQLSGDYRIILDGHPPYDRLPVHAEVAKQQGISDALAREVEALIKKRLGVTAEVTLRLFASFPTTEGKTRRVLHSAKDGVGHV; from the coding sequence ATGAGCTTACTGAAAAATGCAGAATGGGCGGATAAAGCTACCCTTGCAAGCCATCAGCAAACGCTTTGGGAAAAGCAAAGCACCTATGTGGCTGAACGCTCAGTCTTCTATCAAAAGCTCTGGCAGGGCACACGGCCCCCACAAACCTTATCCGACCTTGCTGCCCTTCCCTTATCGGACAAATCACAATTACGCCTCTCGCAAGCAAAGCATGGACCGTTCGGATCATATCTTGCTGCAGATCCATCAGAGGTCAATCGCCTGCACCGCACATCTGGAACCACAGGTCAGGCCATGAATCTGGCTTTGTCAGCAAGGGACTGTCACATCACTGCGGTGGTCGGCGGACGAAGCCATCGGGCGGCTGGTCTTAAAGCGAGTGATAAAGTGGTCCATTGTCTGAATTATCAAATGTGGATGGGTGGAGTAAGCGACCATCTAACACTTGAGCAAACTGGTGCCATGGTCGTTCCCTTTGGGGTTGGGAGCAGTGAATTGCTCATTCGGACAATTCAGGAAATTGGTATCAATGCAATCTCATGCACACCGAGTTATCCATCCGTTTTGGAGCGCGTTCTGGAATCACATTTTCCCAATATCGATCCAAAGGATTTGGGACTGCGACTAGGCCTCTTTGGTGGTGAAGCAGGACTGGATGATCCTGCTTTTCGGCAACGGCTGAAAGATGTCTGGGGAATGGAACCCAGAAACGCCAATTATGGCGTATCTGATGTTTTTTCCAACTTTGCCAGCCAGTGCGAACACGACACGCACCTGCATTTTCTGGGAAGTGATATTCTCTATCCAGAACTGATTGACCCTGACAATGGCCAAGTACTCGATATGCAAGATGGGCAGATTGGCGAACTGGTTTTGACGCATCTTGCCAAGGACTGCCAACCACTGGTCCGGTTCCGGACAGGCGATATTCTGCAAATTGTTGCTTCAGATCCATGTTCATGTGGGCGTACTGGCATGCGCTTCAAGGTGATCGGGCGCTCTGATGATATGGTGGTTGTTCGGGGGCTGAATGTCTTTCCTACCCAAATTGCGGCCATCCTTGGATCCATGCCGCAATTGTCGGGAGATTACCGGATCATTCTCGATGGACATCCACCTTATGATCGCTTGCCAGTTCATGCCGAAGTCGCCAAACAACAAGGCATAAGCGATGCACTAGCCAGAGAGGTTGAAGCCCTGATCAAGAAGCGTCTTGGCGTGACCGCCGAAGTTACACTGCGCCTCTTTGCTTCTTTTCCGACAACCGAGGGCAAAACAAGACGGGTTTTGCATTCAGCAAAAGACGGAGTGGGTCATGTCTGA
- a CDS encoding SH3 domain-containing protein encodes MLEIGSVWAQGTSVGPSGYKVPRFVSLKSDRVNVRGGPSTDHKVKWIFRRAGLPVEIIQEFENWRRVRDSEGEEGWVFHSLLSGRRTALISPWQKPGTLLSLKEEPQNDASEVVKAQVNVLVDVMKCKNNWCQVSAQGRQGWLRANMLWGIYPDEVIEE; translated from the coding sequence ATGCTTGAGATTGGTTCTGTCTGGGCTCAGGGAACCTCTGTTGGTCCATCTGGTTACAAGGTACCACGATTTGTCAGTCTGAAATCAGACCGCGTCAATGTGCGCGGCGGTCCAAGCACTGATCATAAAGTGAAGTGGATTTTCCGTCGTGCCGGGCTTCCTGTCGAGATCATTCAGGAATTCGAAAACTGGCGTCGTGTTCGCGATTCTGAAGGTGAGGAAGGTTGGGTCTTCCATTCCCTTCTTTCTGGCCGCCGCACCGCGCTGATCAGCCCATGGCAGAAGCCAGGCACATTGCTCAGCCTCAAGGAAGAACCCCAGAATGACGCATCCGAAGTGGTCAAGGCGCAGGTCAATGTTCTGGTTGATGTGATGAAGTGTAAAAACAATTGGTGTCAGGTGTCAGCACAGGGACGCCAGGGCTGGTTGCGCGCCAACATGCTTTGGGGCATTTATCCCGATGAAGTGATCGAAGAATAG
- the cysK gene encoding cysteine synthase A: MANSPRSTEGRGRIYDSIVDTIGNTPIVRLDKLAKQHGVKANLLAKLEFFNPLASVKDRIGVAMIESMEAAGKITPGKTTLIEPTSGNTGVALAFTAAAKGYRLILVMPETMSIERRKMFAFLGAELELTEGAKGMKGAIARAEELVGSLEDAIIPQQFQNPANPEIHENTTANEIWNDTDGKIDALISGIGTGGTITGVGTALKKRNADLHVVAVEPTDSPILSGGEPGPHKIQGIGAGFVPDVLNTAVYDEVITIANEDAFTHSRELARLEGVPAGISSGAAIAAALEVGKRADMAGKNVVIIIPSFAERYLSTALFEGV; this comes from the coding sequence ATGGCTAACTCCCCTAGAAGCACCGAAGGCCGCGGCCGTATTTACGATTCCATTGTCGATACCATTGGCAATACGCCCATCGTACGCTTGGACAAACTCGCCAAACAGCATGGCGTGAAAGCCAATCTGCTGGCCAAGCTGGAATTCTTCAATCCGCTTGCAAGCGTGAAAGACCGTATTGGTGTGGCCATGATTGAAAGCATGGAAGCCGCTGGAAAGATTACTCCGGGCAAAACCACTCTGATCGAGCCAACTTCTGGTAACACCGGTGTCGCACTGGCCTTCACCGCTGCTGCCAAAGGCTATCGCCTTATTCTGGTGATGCCTGAGACCATGTCCATCGAGCGTCGCAAGATGTTTGCCTTCCTTGGTGCCGAGCTGGAATTGACTGAGGGTGCAAAAGGCATGAAAGGCGCGATTGCCCGTGCTGAAGAGCTGGTCGGCAGCCTTGAAGATGCTATCATTCCGCAGCAGTTCCAGAACCCGGCCAACCCTGAAATCCATGAAAACACCACCGCCAACGAGATCTGGAATGATACCGATGGCAAGATTGATGCTTTGATTTCCGGCATCGGTACCGGTGGAACCATCACCGGTGTTGGCACTGCCCTGAAAAAACGCAATGCTGATCTGCACGTCGTGGCCGTCGAGCCAACCGACAGTCCGATTCTATCCGGTGGTGAGCCTGGCCCTCATAAAATTCAGGGCATTGGTGCAGGGTTTGTGCCTGATGTGCTGAATACCGCGGTCTATGATGAAGTGATCACCATCGCCAACGAAGATGCCTTCACTCATAGCCGTGAGCTGGCTCGTCTGGAAGGTGTGCCTGCCGGTATCTCTTCTGGCGCAGCCATTGCTGCGGCTCTGGAAGTTGGCAAGCGCGCTGATATGGCTGGCAAGAATGTTGTCATCATCATTCCCAGCTTTGCCGAGCGCTATCTCTCTACTGCCCTGTTTGAAGGCGTGTAA
- the irrA gene encoding iron response transcriptional regulator IrrA: protein MPSFDRRSARDMLVDAGLRPTRQRLSLAELLFAKGDRHVSAELLQQEAEKVNVSVSLATIYNTLHQFTQAGLLREVAVEGNKAYFDTNTSDHHHFFFEEDNRVVDIPGGMSVDALPEVPEGMEITRVDVVVRLRRKKN from the coding sequence ATGCCCTCTTTTGACAGACGCTCAGCACGCGACATGTTGGTAGACGCAGGACTGCGCCCGACCAGACAACGCCTGTCTCTGGCTGAGTTGCTGTTTGCAAAGGGAGATCGCCACGTCTCTGCGGAATTGTTGCAACAGGAAGCGGAAAAGGTAAATGTATCCGTATCCTTGGCAACAATCTACAATACCTTGCACCAGTTTACGCAAGCAGGTCTCTTGCGGGAAGTTGCCGTTGAGGGCAACAAGGCATATTTTGACACCAATACTTCGGATCACCATCATTTCTTCTTTGAAGAAGACAATCGCGTGGTTGATATTCCCGGCGGCATGAGTGTTGATGCTCTTCCCGAAGTCCCCGAAGGTATGGAAATCACCCGGGTGGATGTGGTTGTTCGCTTGCGCCGCAAGAAAAACTGA
- a CDS encoding GNAT family N-acetyltransferase produces the protein MIIRPATEGDLPALLKLYRSLIPNDPVLDEDRAVEIFRQFHNRAMGKIYLGREEGQAVASCCLVIVPNLTRGGRPYALIENVVTHIEHRNKGYGKSIIRHACDQAFEQGCYKVMLMTGSQNPEVLRFYLAAGFVQDKTGFQMRNVPRRIE, from the coding sequence ATGATTATTAGGCCAGCGACAGAAGGTGATCTACCCGCCCTTCTGAAACTCTATCGATCCCTCATCCCTAATGATCCTGTCCTTGATGAAGATAGAGCGGTCGAGATATTCCGGCAGTTTCACAATCGGGCTATGGGTAAGATCTATCTCGGCCGGGAAGAAGGCCAAGCTGTTGCCAGTTGCTGCCTTGTCATTGTTCCCAATCTGACACGTGGTGGGCGCCCTTATGCATTGATCGAGAATGTCGTCACTCATATTGAGCATCGTAACAAAGGGTATGGCAAAAGCATTATACGCCATGCTTGTGATCAGGCCTTTGAGCAGGGGTGTTACAAAGTGATGTTGATGACAGGATCACAGAACCCTGAAGTTCTGCGATTTTATCTCGCTGCCGGATTTGTGCAGGACAAGACAGGCTTCCAAATGAGAAATGTTCCGCGGCGAATTGAATAG